One Asterias rubens chromosome 8, eAstRub1.3, whole genome shotgun sequence genomic window, CCTGTGAAAGTTGGTTCTGAAACTAATTCTCTTGGATTGAATGTTCTAGTGTTCAGGTTGTTATTTCCTTTAAGTTGTTGTGTTAAGTATTATCTAAAGGAGGAGGAGTTGTGATAACCTGTTGTTGATTATTGtgttagcgccctctattgactgttTGTAGAAAGGGTGTTTTGTAGTTGTGTTGGCATCCatcttgttgtttattaaagtCATGTACACATGGTTCGTTAACCTAATCCAGTGAGTTAAAGCATGGTTAAAGTCAGTAATTGAAGTTACTACAAAAGCGTAGTGCATCTGTGTCCCACTATACCACTTGGCCGAATATGTGGGGCACAGATGCACTACATTATGCCATTTTTCACTCACGTTCacgaaacaattaaaacaattggCTAAGGTACTCCATTTGTCGTGCAGCTAGTGGCGGTATTTGAGTCCTTTTTTGCTCCACTGTCTTTTTCCtgttatttgtttcaaaactgaaaaagattgttttacttttgcccttTTGGCATTTCCTAGAAAGTGGCTCCCAAAATCGTCCCGTCAAAGCAACACTCGAACTTGATGATTCATCATCCTCAAGAagttcatcatcatcagcaACTGATGAGAGTAGCCAATCCAGTGTGGAAATTGCTGTGGGAAACCCATTCCCATCAAGGTCATCTGCTGAAACAGGTAGCACCCGTGTTCCATGGCAGAAGATGCCCAGACTGCTGATGGCAGCATTAGAGGCAAAGAGAAGACCAGCGCCAAGTCTTCGCAAAGAGATGATACGCATCATTGTAGATGATCTGGATAAACCATCTACATCACTTCCCCGCACAAAGGTGCTGCGCGCATTAAGTTCCGAAATTGTTCAGAGGTTTCCGGATTCTTTCATTGATGAACTTGGTGGGGAGAAAGTTGGATCTGGTTATGACAGCCTGCTCTCACAGTTGGTTAACAGAGTCGACAACATAAGTCGTCCTTCAATGAAACGGGGAAGATTCTCTTCTGGGGATGAAATATCTAGTGGCCCGGCAAAGAAAAAGCGGGATTCCTATGGTTGCATAAATTGGCAGCCTATATCACTTCCAAAGGGAGAAACAGTGGCAAGTCAAGTATTGCTTAAAGACGAGCTGAAGGCTCTCCACGCATCTGAGCCTCACACGGATAAGACCCAAATCATGGAAAAGATGTCAACAACATATGCAACACAGAGAGCAATGCTGAACAAAGCCAACTGTGCTCTTCTTGATGTAATTGAGGACTGGCCATATCTCTTTGATGAGAAGTTTATGCTAATGCACTTCAAGGAGCTAGTTGGTACTGACATCATGCACAAGGTGCAAGAAAGCTTCAAGGACAAAATTCCCAAGATTCTGCGCTTCCTTAAGCAGCACTCTTCATGTCTGCGAAACAAACAACTCCAGGATACACTCCAGCAACTAGAGGCAGCTGTTGATGTAGTGGGCAACAAGTCACCACAAGTGATTGGCTTAATCACTGTTTTGTGTGCCTACTTTGGTGAGGACAGGGGATGCCACATCCTTTCTACGGAGGTAAGCAACTTAGAAATATATCTATATACTTTcctcataatgtttttttttaaaaaccttctCCTGAAAGTTTTGACTGCGTGTCTGCATTTATGTATGTGGACAGAAAAATCAGCACTTAACAGTTTGTACTTCGCACTGTGAGTCTATCCAAGGCATTCATGTAAAAGAGGAGGAGTTAACACACATTCATGTTTGTAATCTTTGATCACCCATTGTGTCATATGTGTAAACATCCTCAATCGTTGACCCCTTAATTTTGTCCTTCAtttgttcagactttttttaattttttttttttaccaaatccAGTTGTTTTAGTAAATGTTGATCAAATATTTGCTTTACAGGAACTTGAGAAACCTGTTTTCAACAAAGAGGACCTACCCGGAAATCCCTGACTGCTTGTCAAtggtaagtacatgtatttgattATCCAAGTATACAGGGtgagtaaaaaaatatatcccTTTGGAATAGTTCTTGGCTCCCGCAAAAATGGGAAAGGTAACTAGGGCTCCTGGATCCGCCACTGCTTCATTTGTTTATCACAGCACACTTATGTTACCATCCCCAGAAAGTAAAGGGGCTATATTTATCTATTCAAATTTAAACATCCTTGGTGACATTGGATGGCTTCAGTACATGTAAATTTACTTGTTAAACTACCTGGTGCTACAACAATATTCAGTCCAttcattcaaataaattcaCTAAGTCCAttcattcaaataaattcaCTAAGTCCAttcattcaaataaattcaCTAAGTCCAttcattcaaataaattcaCTAAGCATACCCCCCACAGTCTCCTGATGACGAGCAGAGCATACTGTCTGG contains:
- the LOC117293868 gene encoding uncharacterized protein LOC117293868, which gives rise to MSGFNMDSRQLESSSSESELDLHDVEEKIRDILPNIKRRRLASFLEYLQKMGVESVNDLVYINERDISQTLTPIEARRLLDHLNCRPPVESGSQNRPVKATLELDDSSSSRSSSSSATDESSQSSVEIAVGNPFPSRSSAETGSTRVPWQKMPRLLMAALEAKRRPAPSLRKEMIRIIVDDLDKPSTSLPRTKVLRALSSEIVQRFPDSFIDELGGEKVGSGYDSLLSQLVNRVDNISRPSMKRGRFSSGDEISSGPAKKKRDSYGCINWQPISLPKGETVASQVLLKDELKALHASEPHTDKTQIMEKMSTTYATQRAMLNKANCALLDVIEDWPYLFDEKFMLMHFKELVGTDIMHKVQESFKDKIPKILRFLKQHSSCLRNKQLQDTLQQLEAAVDVVGNKSPQVIGLITVLCAYFGEDRGCHILSTEVSNLEIYLYTFLIMFFFKNLLLKVLTACLHLCMWTEKSALNSLYFAL